Proteins from a genomic interval of Dendropsophus ebraccatus isolate aDenEbr1 chromosome 6, aDenEbr1.pat, whole genome shotgun sequence:
- the LOC138796068 gene encoding lymphotactin-like isoform X2: MSLESSLGTRGLGFEHKDPFPCLEVQTKRVDIKILQSYSVKNIPFHAILFSTKDGIKICVDPAAPWVKRAINILDNRTQNQSPESEVSGSKKSAKKPAKKSAKKVQRKQKRKTKPNKKAAPLKSIMAVLTTRTPAVKP; the protein is encoded by the exons ATGAGCCTTGAGTCATCGCTAGGGACAAGAG GACTGGGATTCGAACATAAAGACCCGTTTCCTTGTTTAGAAGTGCAAACCAAAAGAGTGGACATTAAAATCCTGCAGAGTTACTCAGTAAAAAACATTCCCTTCCATGCAATTCT tttttctacTAAAGATGGTATAAAGATTTGTGTGGACCCCGCTGCTCCCTGGGTGAAAAGAGCTATAAATATCCTGGACAATCGAACACAAAACCAATCACCCGAGTCAGAAGTAAGTGGAAGTAAGAAGTCGGCAAAGAAGCCAGCAAAGAAATCGGCAAAGAAAGTGCAAAGAAAACAGAAGAGGAAGACTAAACCAAACAAAAAGGCTGCGCCATTGAAATCCATCATGGCTGTTCTCACCACCCGGACTCCCGCCGTGAAGCCCTGA
- the LOC138796068 gene encoding lymphotactin-like isoform X3 gives MLVLSGEKGLGFEHKDPFPCLEVQTKRVDIKILQSYSVKNIPFHAILFSTKDGIKICVDPAAPWVKRAINILDNRTQNQSPESEVSGSKKSAKKPAKKSAKKVQRKQKRKTKPNKKAAPLKSIMAVLTTRTPAVKP, from the exons ATGCTTGTCTTATCCGGGGAGAAAG GACTGGGATTCGAACATAAAGACCCGTTTCCTTGTTTAGAAGTGCAAACCAAAAGAGTGGACATTAAAATCCTGCAGAGTTACTCAGTAAAAAACATTCCCTTCCATGCAATTCT tttttctacTAAAGATGGTATAAAGATTTGTGTGGACCCCGCTGCTCCCTGGGTGAAAAGAGCTATAAATATCCTGGACAATCGAACACAAAACCAATCACCCGAGTCAGAAGTAAGTGGAAGTAAGAAGTCGGCAAAGAAGCCAGCAAAGAAATCGGCAAAGAAAGTGCAAAGAAAACAGAAGAGGAAGACTAAACCAAACAAAAAGGCTGCGCCATTGAAATCCATCATGGCTGTTCTCACCACCCGGACTCCCGCCGTGAAGCCCTGA
- the LOC138796068 gene encoding lymphotactin-like isoform X1 has product MKLNHIPLLAFIGVVLAVRESQGLGFEHKDPFPCLEVQTKRVDIKILQSYSVKNIPFHAILFSTKDGIKICVDPAAPWVKRAINILDNRTQNQSPESEVSGSKKSAKKPAKKSAKKVQRKQKRKTKPNKKAAPLKSIMAVLTTRTPAVKP; this is encoded by the exons ATGAAGCTAAATCATATTCCTCTTCTCGCTTTTATCGGTGTGGTTCTGGCGGTCCGGGAAAGTCAAG GACTGGGATTCGAACATAAAGACCCGTTTCCTTGTTTAGAAGTGCAAACCAAAAGAGTGGACATTAAAATCCTGCAGAGTTACTCAGTAAAAAACATTCCCTTCCATGCAATTCT tttttctacTAAAGATGGTATAAAGATTTGTGTGGACCCCGCTGCTCCCTGGGTGAAAAGAGCTATAAATATCCTGGACAATCGAACACAAAACCAATCACCCGAGTCAGAAGTAAGTGGAAGTAAGAAGTCGGCAAAGAAGCCAGCAAAGAAATCGGCAAAGAAAGTGCAAAGAAAACAGAAGAGGAAGACTAAACCAAACAAAAAGGCTGCGCCATTGAAATCCATCATGGCTGTTCTCACCACCCGGACTCCCGCCGTGAAGCCCTGA